TTTGCTGCCTATCACACTCTTGAGTTCGTGCACCCTTCTCATCGAGTTTGGACACTGCAATAGTTCTGCCATTGCACACTCCATTGTGTGAGAAGTCGTCTCTCCACCAGTGAACAAATCCTACAGCAAATGAAACTTGAGTTTAGAATTATCAATGAAATTTACTTGGTTAAATTACAAAATTTAATCAAAACGAAAAATTgtaatccaaatttaaattagaAAGCTGGTTCAATAATTTTAgctaaattaaataaattagtCATGCATGATAACAAGGGtcttatcttttcgcttatgcttatatttatcagtcaaaatttgaatttcaaccttaaatttggatctgattttgaggtttttaatcgaagtttatttttcagctgatggttttagatcgctaagaacacgtatataaaagtttgttttattcacaaattaataTCCGTCCGCAAGTTGTACAAGTACTCACTGTAAAAAGTCCACGGATGGCATCACGGTTAATTTCGTTGCTATCTTCTTtactctccccctcctccagcATCACGTCGAGCAGGTCGTTCTTGCGTGGCTCGCCGGCGGTGCGGCCATGCATCCTCCGCTCGATCTGCTCGTCAATGATGGCGTACATCCTCTTCACCAGCCTCGCCATCCTCCGGCGAACTCCCTGGAGGTCGGCCGGCGCGATCGCCGGGAAGAAGTCGGAGACGTTCGGCCCGGTGCCCAGCACCGACGCCTCGTCCACGATGTCGCTCACCTCGCGCGCCGCCTCGGGGTCGAGGTCGACGGAGAACATGGTGCGCGACAGGACGCCCAGCGCGGCGACGTGCGCGGCGTGGCCCACGTCcacggcctcgccgcgcgcggcgtggcCGGACACGCGGCGGACAAGCTCGGCCACCTTCTCCTCCAGGAGAGCCCTCATGGCGTCGAGCCGGCGCGGCGAGAAGAGCCCGACGGTGCTGAGCCGCCGCAGGGCGCGCCACCTGCGGCGCGGGGGCAGGCAAACCACGGAGTTCTCgcagtggccgccggcgcgCATGGAGTCGCCGAAGGACCTGGCGGCGATGTCGGCGTTGTGCCGCTGCAGGACCTCCCGCGCCATCTCCGGCGACgacgcgacgacggcgcgcaCGGTGCCGAGGCGGAGCGACATGAGCGGCCcgtggcgcgcggcgaggcgcgcgAGGGAGCGGTGCGGCAGGTGGTCGAGCTGGTGGAGGTTGCCGATCAGCGGCAGCGGCCACGGGCCtggcggcagccggcggcgagcgtcGGCGAGGAGCTGGAGGACGTAGGCGGAGATGACGGCGAGGAAGAGGGAGAAcgcgagagggaggaagaacgcCATGGTCGTAGCAAAACGTGCAACTCACCTCACCTGTCCTTGTGTGTATATACTGCTGCATTGCTTGCTGATGAAGACTGTTTATTGTTTGCCATTTCGGTCGTAACATACTCTATGTTCCCAACCTAGGTGTGTTTAGATCCTAAAAATTTTTggccaaaaatatcacatcaaatgtttggacatatgtatagggcattaaatatggacgaaaaaaattaattgtatagtttacatgtaaattgtgagacgaatcttttgagcctaattgcgccatgatttgacaatgtgatgctacagtaaacatttgctaatgacagattaattaggctttataaattcgtctcgcaatttacaggcggaatctgtaatttgtattattattagtctacatctAATACTTCAAAGGTGTGTacgtataattaaaaaaattttggcccAAAGAACTATACACGGCCCTAATTTCTAATGAAAATTTTGGTTGGAAGTGAAGGAACTCAAGTCATGGATGACAACCAGAAAGGACTATGATAATGCTGAGATTGactataataatttttatataactagATCGAAGAAACGTATCAGATCGTGCGGCTACGAACGGAGGGATCACTGTTGCACTGTAGCAAGAGGAATGCGGCCACGTAGCGACGGCAAAAACAATAAGTTTATTATGATATGATATGCATGGTTCATACAGTGCCTGTAGTGGCTATGGTAGTAGCAGTGGCAGTAGTAGTATTTGTAGTAGTAGCAGTAACGTTAATATGGTTAGTAGCAATATCTGTAGCAGTACTTGTGAATTTCTAGTGTACTGCATATTTGCTGAGCTTTTAGGGTTTGTGTATTATTACGCTGTTATCGCTCGAGGCTTGTCTTGAGCTGTATCTATGGTATTGTAATAACTGGAACCAATACGATGTTTCTGCTATGCTACTCTGATGTGCATATCTCTGAGTAAACGATGTTTATGAAGATATATGCTATAGACTTATATTCTACTCTTCTTGTGGAATATGTCGGTCGTTTCAGAGCGGTTGCGGTGAGGAGGTGGCGTCGCCGTTGCCGCTCGCCACACAgccgcccccgccaccgcccaccTCCCACCCATGCGCGCCCTGTGAGAGAGAtagtggagagagaggggaaggagatgtatgacagatgggtcccataatttttttaaaaagaaaatactatacagaaacaaggtgttgcatcacctacAATGAGCCTATGGGCTTGTTTGGCGCATTCCATCTTGTTTGGCGCAATCACAGAAACAAGGTGTTACATCACCTACAATGGgtctatgggcttgtaactaggggtgggcaaaataagaccgaaccgaagaaccgaaccgaaaagaccgacaccaagaccgagaaattcggttagTAGTCCGGTCTTGGCCATTGAAAGACTGAAATTTATTCGGGTAATTCGGTCATTGCTCTCAGTTAACCGAATTAACCGAGAAAACCGAATTGTGTCCCAATAAGCCTAGGATGCCCAATAAGCCCAGTAAACTACTAAACCCTAGAGGCAACCACACAGCCACTCCCTCCTCCCACGGTCCCACGAGCCTCATgcagcgccgcctctccccaaTTCCCCATCGCGTCGCGCACTCGCGCTCGGCTCGGTCACggcgcctccaccgcgccgcctccggttccacggcgccggcaccgcctccgccttccgCCTCCACAGTGCCGCCTCGGCCTCCACcgtgccggcgccgcctccacctccgcggcTCCGCCTTCAGCCTCTAGCCCTCCACCGCACTggcaccggcgccgcctccgctctccgccctccgccctccACCCTCCGTGCTCCGCCAGTCCGCCTCCATCGCGCCGCCTCCCCGGCCCGTCATCCTCGACCTCTATCGCCCCGGCGCTGCATCCGCCGGTCCGTCCTCGGCCTCCgtcgcgccgacgccgcctctgcCCTTCGCTGTCATGCCCTAAAAATCaactaaattaaaaatgcatattttaaatcatttttagaaattattttaaaagcctacaagctaaaccctaattttctaggaaaattttcaacataaaaatgagctagataaaattttattaaatactatgcttgctcttctattttctagaattttctgggaattatttgagcaagggaagtatttttaataattgaaacaacatttcacaaattgttttattttaaaaagttcaaaaacccctCCTTTAGGTTATTGGGCCGATTTTGGCCCAATactctctctcccgcgcggcccaagccggcccagccgccgcccgccctcctctctctcgtgtcaccgacatgtggggcccacatgtcgggccTTTCTTCAAGCTccagccggccggccgaccgagcccgagccgccccgccgcgccgccttctcctctcaaatccgctccaatccgaccccgtttcttccggatttttgaggggttttgatcctctcgttctcctctatctttcccctcaagaatcggagcaaatcgttgggtATTTTGTCCGAGTTTTTTGTTTCCGgcttcgattcctctcgtttggagtccgatctcttcaatccaaggctatatataggaccacctcgtcgccctctttcgtttgccctctctctcgtggtctcccgtgcctcctagccgccgcgccgccgccttttagcccgccgccgccggccgtcttcggttgcgccgccacgccgctcctgccgtcgccgccgcttgccgccgccgtctttaggtgcgccgtggtgaggggaacctcggccgccccttccccatCGTTGCCGGTCGCcgtagctcgccgtcgccgcgcaagccgagccaccgccgtcgcctcctcgtcgccggccgtcgtcgtgcgtcgtttgtcgttgtggtgagtaccgttgggttcgtcttgtcgtcctctacgtgtacttGTCCTCCAAAGCCCCGGCCGACCGttctagctccggcgaggtggccaaccctagccggccggccattgatgacgtcatgctgacgtcatcagttttcctttttcccaattttctaatagattaaaacttcggaaaatcataactaaataaccgtagatccgtttcaggtggttcaagttgctaaatttttctaaaatcaagatctacatgtaaaaatatccacatgtactgtttatgcttgtttttgtactgttttgttgattttttgtttaattgctttagtttccgacgttccggaggagagtgtttccgttgaggaaggttccgaagcgtttgcggaagcccaaggcaagtcacacagatcccaaacaaccctttgagcatgttgaacccgtttaaagctattattttatttcaactatgcattgttttcgaatgtcatcgggtggtgaacctttcccaattaaataatggccgaagatgactttattttcctatgggttataatttgattagcatgaaccttatatattggattggttcagctaaatgctatatgtaagtttgcttagccatgcttagaaacattagctaactaaaggggttaaatattaa
Above is a window of Oryza sativa Japonica Group chromosome 10, ASM3414082v1 DNA encoding:
- the LOC9269224 gene encoding geraniol 8-hydroxylase: MAFFLPLAFSLFLAVISAYVLQLLADARRRLPPGPWPLPLIGNLHQLDHLPHRSLARLAARHGPLMSLRLGTVRAVVASSPEMAREVLQRHNADIAARSFGDSMRAGGHCENSVVCLPPRRRWRALRRLSTVGLFSPRRLDAMRALLEEKVAELVRRVSGHAARGEAVDVGHAAHVAALGVLSRTMFSVDLDPEAAREVSDIVDEASVLGTGPNVSDFFPAIAPADLQGVRRRMARLVKRMYAIIDEQIERRMHGRTAGEPRKNDLLDVMLEEGESKEDSNEINRDAIRGLFTDLFTGGETTSHTMECAMAELLQCPNSMRRVHELKSVIGSKQQMDEHDITKLPYHHTRPKPR